The Thiohalobacter sp. region CCTGTGCGGCATCGAGCATGGCCTCGAACTCGGCCTCCACATCGTCCGCAGGGGCCTCGCCCGCGGACGCTTCCACGGCCGGCGCCGGTGCCTCGCCCGTGTCGGGCACCGCATAGCCCTCGAGCGCCTTGAGCAGCCCGGGGTCGGCCGGACTGGGCTCCTCGCCACCGTGGATCTCTCCAAACATGGCGTTGACCACGTCCAGCACCTGCAGGACGGTGTCCATGAGGTCACCGTCCGCCACGCGTTCGCCGTTGCGCAACACGTTGAACACATCCTCGGCGCGGTGGCAGATCTCCACCAGATGAGTCAGGTTCAGGAAGCTGGCGCCACCCTTGATGGTGTGAAAACTGCGGAACACCGCATTGAGCAGGTCCTTGTCCTCGGGACTCTGCTCCAGCTCCACCAGCTGTTCGTTCAGCGATTCCAGCAGCTCCCCGGCCTCGACCAGGAAGTCCTGAAGAATGTCGTCATTGGGATCCAGACTCATGGGTCGCGTTCCTCAACCATCTCGGCTCGTTCCGTCCGTTCAGAAGCCCAGACTGGAAAGCAGCTCGTCGACGTCGTCCTGACCGTTCATGACTTCCCCCTCGCCTTCCTTCACGCCCGGCACCTGGGGCCCGAATCCCTTCGAGGACGATTTCTCTTCCACCGCCTTGACCGGCTTGTCCACGACCTGGCCACCCTTGATCTGCTGGCCGGAGATGCGGATCAGGTCGACCAGGTTCTCCTCGACCTCCTGCACCAGGCTGATGACCCGGCGGATGATCTGCCCGGTGAGATCCTGGAAGTCCTGCGCCATCAGTACGTCGGAGAGCTGGCCGCTGAGCAGGCTGGCGTGATCCACGGTACTGGCCAGAAAGCGGTCCAGCTCCGGCACCAGCTCGCGAAACTCCTCGGCGATCATGTCGCGTCGCCGAAAGCGCTGCCACTTGTCGTGCAGCTCGCGGGCGTCGCGTTGCAGTTCCTCGGCTACCGGAAGGCTGGTCTCGACCGCGGTCAGGGTCTTGTGGGCGGCCTGCTCCGTCATGGTAATGACGTAGTTCAGCCGCTCCTTGGCATCCGGGATGTCCGATTCGGTCAGCGTGGCAATGCGCGAGTCGAGCTGGAAGCTGCTGAGCGCGTTGTGCAGCTCGCGGGTGAGCTTGCCGAGTTCCTGGAACAGGCCCTGTTCGCGCTGCCGGGAAAGCTGGTCGAGAAGTTCGTTGGCGGCCTCCTCGTTGCCGGCCTCCAGCTCGGCGACCAGCTGCCGTGCCGTGTCCAGTGATGCCTGCTCCGCTACCTTTGCTGTTTCGCTCATCTTGTTCTGTCCTTCAACCCGTGGCCGCCAGGCGCTCGAAGATCTTGTCGATCTTCTCCTTCAGGGTCTGGGCGGTGAACGGCTTGACGATGTAGCCGTTGACACCCGCCTGCGCCGCCTCGATGATCTGGTCCTTCTTGGCCTCGGCCGTGACCATCAGCACCGGCAGGCTGGAAAGCTTGGGATCGGCACGCACTGCCTTGAGCAGATCCAGGCCGGTCATGCCAGGCATGTTCCAGTCCGTGACCAGAAAATCGAAGCCGCCCGCCTGGAGCATGGGCAAGGCGGTGGTCCCGTCATCCGCCTCCTGGGTGTTGTTGAATCCCAGGTCTCGGAGCAGGTTTTTGATGATGCGCCGCATCGTGGAGAAATCATCCACGATCAGGATTTTCATGTTCTTGTCCAAATCGACCTCCCGCAGAACACGCCTTCCGTCTTCCTGCTTGTGTTCGGATTGCGCATGACTCCCTCATGCCGGGCGCAGGCTCGACCCTGTATCGGCCGCCCGCGCAGATTTCTTAATCGCCGGTCCACTCGCCCATGCGGGCCCGCAGGCGGATCAGCGCCTGGCCGTGGATCTGGCATACGCGCGACTCGGAGACGCCCAGAACCTCGCCGATTTCGCGGAGATTCAGCTCCTCGTCGTAATAGAGCGCCATCACCAGGCGCTCGCGCTCCGGCAGACCGGCGATGGCTTCCGCCAGGGCCTTCTGGAAGTCGTCGTGCTGGAGATTGTCCAGCGGCTCGTTGCCGGCCTCCAGGCTGCGCGGCTCGCTCTCCTCGCCCATGGTGCCCGGGTCGTCGAAGCTGAATACCCGGGCCCCGGTGGCATCCTGAAGGATGCGGTGATACTCGTCGAGGCTGATGCCGAGCAGTTCGGCGACCTCGTTGTCGCGAGCGTCGCGGCCCTTGGCGTTCTCGATCTCGCGCACCGCCTCGGCGACCTGCCGGGCCTTGCGGTGCACCGAACGCGGGGTCCAGTCGGTACGGCGGATTTCGTCGAGCATCGCGCCCCGAATGCGAATGCCCGCGTAGGTCTCGAAGCTCGCGCCCTGCGAGGGGTCGTAGTTGCGCGCCGCCTCCAGCAGGCCGATCATGCCGGCCTGGATGAGATCGTCCACCTGCACGCTGGGCGGCAGCCGGCTCATCAGATGGTAGGCAATGCGCTTGACCAGCGGCGCATGCCGGGTGACCAGTTCATCCTGTCCGCGGTCCTGGGTTGCGGCGTACATGGCAGCTCCATTCATGACGTGGCCTCCATCACCTGGGTGGAGGACTGGATCAGTCGTTCAACGAAGAATTCGAGATGACCGGCGGCACCGGTCGGGATGGGCCAGTTCTCCGCCTTCTGCGCCAGGTTCTTGAAGGCCATGGCGGCACGGGAACGGGGATAGGCCTCGACCACCGGCTTCTGGCGCTTGACCGCCTTGCGCAGGTAGTCGTCATAGGGCACGGCGCCCATGAAATCGAGGGTGACGTCGAGATAGCGCTCGGTCACGCGGGCGATCTTGCCGTAGAGATCACGCCCTTCCTGGGCGCTGTGCGCCATATTGGCAAGCACCCGGAAGCGTTGCACGCCGTGATCGCGGCTGAGCACCTTGATCAGGGCATAGGCATCGGTGATCGAGGCCGGCTCGTCGCAGACCACCACGATCACTTCCTGCGAGGCACGGCTGAAGCTGACCACGCTGTCGGCAATGCCGGCCGCGGTATCCACGATCAGGGTGTCCAGCGGCACGCTGAGTTCGGAGAAGGCGCGGATCAGTCCGGCGTGTTCCGCCGTGCTCAATTCCGCCATCGCCTGCACGCCGCTGGCCGCCGGCACGATGCGCAGGCCGGCCGGGCCGTCGACGACAACCTCCTCCAGGGTACGCTCGCCGTTGACCACGTGCGAAAGATCGTGCTCGGGTTGCAGGCCAAGCATGACGTCGACATTGGCCAGGCCCAGGTCGGCGTCCATCAGCATCACGTTGCGACCGGCATCCGCGAGTGCTACCGCCAGATTGACCGATACGTTGGTCTTGCCCACGCCTCCCTTGCCGCTGGTCACGGCAATCACGCGCACGGGTTTCGGGTTGGCCATCTGTCGCAGTCCGCTCGCCTGATCGAAATGCGCTTCAGGCATGGGCCTGGGCTGCCAGGCCGCCGAAGCGTTCTGCAAGGGTGTCGTCATCTGTGGTTTGTCCGGCTTGTTGCATGAGGGCTTCCGCCCGGTTCACCAGCTTGTGGGCCCGGGCGGGATGGAGATCTTCCGGCACGCGCTGGCCGTCGCCGACGTAGGCCAGCGGCAGGCGGTAACGGACCACGACCGAGAGCGCGCCGCCAAGGCTGGCACTCTCGTCGACCTTGGTCAGGATGCAGCCGGCCAGCTCGAGCCCGCCGAAGGCGCGCACCGCCTCCTCGAGCACGGCAGTCTGGGTACTGGCCGCCAGCACAAGATAGCTGCGTATGGGCAGACCGGCGACACGCAGGGTCTCGAACTGGCTGCTCAGGCGCAGGTCACGCTGGCTCATGCCGGCGGTATCGATCAGGATCAGCCGCTTGTCGGGCAGGCTCTTGAGGGCGTTGGCCAGTTCCTGGGCGTCGCCGGCCACCTGCGCCGGCACGCCGAGGATGCGACCGTAGGTGAACAACTGCTCGTGGGCAGCGATGCGATAGCTGTCAGTGCTGATCAGGGCCACGCTGCGGGGCCCGTGACGCAGGGCGAAACGCGCGGCGAGCTTGGCGACCGTGGTGGTCTTGCCGACCCCGGTGGGACCGACCAGGGCGACGATGCCCCCCTTGTCCAGGATGTCGTCATCGGTCACCGGCAGGCTCTGCGCCAGCAGCACCAGCGCGCGCCGCCAGGCCTGCTCGGCATCGGGCTGCTCGCCCACGGCCTCGATCAGGCGCTCGCACAGGTCACGCGGCAGGCCGAGTTCGGTCAGGCGTCGCAGCAGGCCGGCCTGCGCCGGGTGCTCGCGGCTGAATTCACGCCAGGCCAGGTGGGCCAGCTGGTTCTCCAGCAGGTCGCGCAGTTCGCGGATCTCGCTCCGCATGGCAACCAGCGCCGGATCCTCGTCCCACTCCACATCGGGTCGCTTGCGCCGCGGTTCGGGCGTCGGTTCCGGGGGCGGCTCGGCAGCCGCGGGTGCCTCGCTGCGCCGGGCCTCCACGGCCTCGCCCGGGAGCTGGTACGGGTCGTAGTCGATGGCGGCGATGATCTCGACGCCGCCCTTGACCTTGCGGTTGGAGAGGATGACGGCATCGGGACCCTGGGCCTCGCGGACCTTGCGAATCGCCTGGCGCATGTCCGGTGCGAAGTAGCGCTTGATCTTCATCTTCCTGCCCCTTCAGTCCGTCGCTCAGTTGCCCTGTTCGAGTCCGGTCGGTGCCTGTCCGACAGTGGCCACGACCTTGATCTGCCTGTTGTCCGGCACCTCGTTGTAGGACAGGACGTGCAGATTCGGGATGCTGTGCCGCACCAGCCGCGCCAGCCAGCCGCGGATGGGCGGGGCTACCAGCAGCACGGCCGGCTGACCGTTCATTTCCTGTTGCTGAGCCTTTTCCGCCAGTGCCCGGTGCAGCTGTTCGGCCAACCCCGGTTCGAATCCGGCACCCCCGTCCTGGGCACCCTGAATGGTGTTTAGCAATATCTGTTCCAGCGCGGGATCGAGCGCAATCACCGGCAATTCGTTCGCCAAGCCATTGATGTTCTGGACGATCGACCGGCCGAGGGCGACCCGGACGGCGGCCGTCAGATTTTCGGCGTCCTGCGTCCGGGGGGCGTGTTCTGCCAGCGTCTCGGCGATGGTGCGCAGGTCGCGGATGGGCACGCGCTCGGCGAGCAGGTTCTGCAGCACCTTGACCACCACGCCCAGCGGCAGTGCATTGGGCACCAGATCCTCGACCAGCTTGGGCGCGGTCCGCGCCAGGTTGTCGAGCAGGTGCTGGACCTCCTCGTGGCCGAGGAGCTGGGCCGCGTTTTCCTGCAACAGGTTCGACAGGTGGGTGGCGACCACGGTGGCGGCATCGACCACGGTGTAACCCATGGCCTGGGCGTTGTCGTGCTGGTCCGGCGTGATCCAGACCGCCTCCAGCCCGAACGCGGGGTCACGGGTCGGCGTGCCCGGCACGCTGCCGAAGACCTGGCCGGGATTGATGGCCAGCTCCTGATCGGGGTGGATCTCGGCCTCGCCCACCGGCACCCCGTTGAGGGTGATGCGGTAGGCATTGGGCGACAGGTCGAGATTGTCGCGGATGTGTACCGGCTGGATCAGGAAGCCCAGTTCCTGGGACAGCTTCTTGCGCACGCCCTTGATGCGTTCCATCAGCGGCCCGCCCTGGTTACGGTCCACCAGCGGGATCAGGCGATAGCCGACCTCCAGACCGATGACATCCACGGGGCCGACATCCTCCCAGCTGAGATCGCGTGCCTCGGGTGGCGGCTCGGGCGTTTCGGGGGGTTCCGCTTCCTCGGTGGGTACATTCTTCCTGCGCTCCGTCAGCCACCAGGTGGCAAAGCCGCCGGCGCCGGCCAGCGAGAGGAAGGCCAGATTGGGCATGCCGGGAATGATGCCGAGCAGGCCCAGCACGCCGGAAGTCACACCCAGCGCGGCCGGGTTGTCGAACAGCTGGCTGACCACCTGCTCGCCCATGTTCTGCGAGCTGGAGACACGGGTGACGATGATGGCCGTGGCCGTGGACAGCACCAGCGAGGGGATCTGTGCCACCAGGCCGTCGCCGATGGTCAGCAGGGTGTAGTTGCGCAGGGCATCGGAGAACGCCAGGTCGTGCTGGATCATGCCGATGCCTAGACCGCCGAGGATGTTGATGAACAGGATCAGGATGCCCGCAATGGCGTCGCCGCGAACGAACTTGCTGGCGCCGTCCATGGCCCCGTAGAAATCGGCCTCGCGGGTCACGTCCTCGCGCCGCGCACGGGCCTCCTCCTGGGTGATCAGACCGGCATTGAGATCGGCGTCGATGGCCATCTGCTTGCCGGGCATGGCATCGAGGGTGAAGCGTGCGCTGACCTCGGACACGCGCCCGGCGCCCTTGGTGACCACCACGAAATTGATGATGACCAGGATGGCGAACACCACCAGACCCACGGCATAGTTGCCGCCGACCACGAATTCGCCGAAGGCCTCGATCACCTTGCCCGCCGCGCCGGTGCCGGTATGCCCTTCCAGCAGTACCACGCGGGTGGAGGCCACATTGAGCGCCAGCCGCATCAGGGTTGCGACCAGCAGCACGGTCGGGAACACGCCGAAGTCCAGCGGGCGCAGCGCGTAGATGGTGACCATCAGCACCACCAGCGACAGCGAGATATTGAAGGTGAACAGCATGTCCAGCGCCAGCGGCGGCAGCGGCACCACCATCATCGCCAGCATGAGCACCAGCAGGATGGGCGCACCCAGGCCGTTGCGGGCCAGGTCACGGAAGTTCAGGGTCAGTGCACTGTCGTTCATGGGTCCACCCGTTGCGCGTCATGCAAATGACGCCTTGCATCACTGATTCAATTTCCTTGCCAGCCCGGGCCATGACGGCGATGGCACCCCCGGGCCTTCCCTGGCGGGGCCGCACACTCAGCGGGGTGGCGCGTCGAAACCCTCCGGCACCTCGATGTCGGCCGGCGGTGGCGGCACCTCGCCGCCGTGACGCGCAGCGGTGCGCAACTGGAACACGTAGGCCAGCACCTGGGCCACGGCCAGGTACAGGGCGGCGGGAATCTCCTGGTCGAGCTCGGTACTGAAGAAGATGGCGCGCGCCAGCGGCGGCGCGGACACGATGGGCACCTCGGCGGCGATCGCCCGTTCGCGGATCTCGCGCGCGATCAGGTCCTTGCCCTTGGCCACCACCACCGGCGCGCCCATGCGCGCATCGTCGTACTTGAGGGCCACGGCATAGTGGGTGGGGTTGGTGATGACGACATCGGCGTCGGGCACCGCCTCCATCATCCGCCGCTGGGCAATCTCGCGCTGCATCTGCTTGATGCGGCTCTTGACTTCCGGCTTGCCCTCGGTGTCCTTGAGTTCGTCCTTGACCTCCTGCCGGGTCATCTTGAGATTCCGCTTGTGATCCCATAGCTGGAAGGGCACGTCCGCGGCCGCGACCAGAATCAGGGTCGCGCTCAGCAGCAGGAAGCACCAGGCCAGGATCTCGCCCGCGTGCGCGAGCGCCGCCTCGACCGACTCGTAGCCGAGCCCGATAAGCTCGGACGAGTAATGCATGAACAGTCCGATGCCGACGCCGGCGACCAGCAGGAACTTGGCCAGTGCCTTGAGCAGTTCCACCAGGCCGCGCACCGAAAACATCCGCTTGAAACCCTTGAGCGGGTTGAGCTTGTCGAGTTTCGGAGTCAGGGCTTCGACACTGAATCCCCAGCCCCCGAGCGCCACCGAGGACACCAGCGCCACGATGACGCTGATGACGAAGAAGGGCGCGACGAGGGCCAGGCCGGCCCCCAGCGCCATTTCCATGGCATCGATCAACCCCCTGGGACTGAAGATCGCACGGCGGTCGAAGCTGAGGCCGTTGTGCAGCAACGCCGAAAACTGCGCCGCCATGTGGCCGCCGCTCAACACCAGGGTACCGGCGGCTGCCATCAGCATGGCCAGGGTGTTCAGTTCCCGCGAACGGGGAATCTGGCCCTTGCGCCGCGCCTCCTGCTGGCGCTTGGGCGTCGCCTGTTCTGTGCGTTCCTGCCCGTCCTTGTTCTCCGCCATGTCAGCCTCCGTGCGTCCGGCCGATGCGGAGAATCACGCCCATGGCATCCTCGAGCAGGCCGCTGAACTGCGGCAACAGGCTCGGCAGGGAGAACATGATGAGCACAAAACCCAGCGTGAGCGTGATAGGGAAGCCCACGCCGAAGATATTGAGCTGGGGCGCGGCCCGCGTGACCACGCCAAAGGCGATGTTGGTCAGCAACAGCGCGGTGACGGCCGGCATGGCGATCAGCACGCCGCCGGCGAACATGCGTCCGCCCCAGGCGGCCACTTCCCACAGATTGTCACGGGTCACACCGAGCGTACCGACCGGAATGCTGTGGAAGCTGTCCGCCAACAGCGCAATCAGCGCCAGGTGACCGTCGAGGGCCAGGAACAGCAGCGTCGCCACCGTGATGTAGTACTGGCCCACCACCGGCACCTGTACCCCGTTCTGGGGATCGACCATGGAGGCAAAGCCCAGGCCCATGCTCATGGCCACCGTATGACCACCCAGCACCAGCGCGCTGAACACGAGCTGGATGAGAAAACCCATGACCATGCCGATGGCCAGTTGCTGGAAGGTGATCAGCAGGGCCGCCCCACTCAGCGGATCCACGGCCGGGGCCGGCGGAATCACCGGCACCAGGACCATCGTGACGGCCAGGGCCAGAATGATCCGCACCCGCATCGGCACCAGGCGGCCGCCAAACACGGGCACCACCGCGAACATCATGCCGATGCGGATGAAGGGCCAGAAGAAATCCCCTATCCAGGCGGCGATCTGACTGGTGGTGAACAGCATCCCGGGCAGCGACCCGCTACTGTCCGACCAGCGTCGGGATGCTCTGGAACAAACGGATGGTGAAGCCGGTGAGCGTGCGTAGCAGCCAGGGCCCGGCGACCATGAGCACCACCACAATGACGATCAGCTTGGGGATGAAGGTGAGCGTCATTTCGTTGATCTGGGTCGCGGCCTGGAACATGGCCACGATCAGGCCCACCACCAGCGAGGAAATCAGCAGCGGACCCGCCAGCAGCGTGGTCACTTCCAGCGCCTGACGGCCCACGGTGAGTACGGCTTCGGGTGTCATGAGGAGACCTCCACGGCGCTAGACGAAGAAACTCTGGGCGAGCGTACCCATGATCAGGGTCCAGCCGTCGATCAGCACGAACAGCATGATCTTGAACGGCAGGGAAATGATCATCGGCGACAGCATCATCATGCCCATGGACATCAGCAGGCTGGCGATGACCAGGTCGATCACCAGAAAGGGAATCAGGATCAGGAAACCGATCTGGAACGCCGTCTTCAGCTCGCTGGTCACGAAGGCCGGCATCAGCAGCGAGAATGGGACCGACTCGGCATCGGCGACGGGCTCGCTGCGGGAGATCTCGGCGAACAGATCCAGGTCCGCCTCGCGGGTCTGCGCCAGCATGAAACCGCGGAAAGGTACGGCCGCGCGCTGGATCGCTTCCTGTGGCGTGAGCTCATCGTTGAGATAGGGCTGCACCGCGGTGTCGTAGACCTCGTCGAACACCGGCACCATGATGAAGAAGGTCAGCATCAGCGACAGGCCGATGAGAATCTGGTTGGACGGGGTCTGCATGGTACCCAGTGCCTGGCGCAGGATGGCCAGCACGATGACAATGCGGGTAAAGGAAGTCATCATCATAAGCAGCGCCGGCAGGAAGCTCAGCGCCGTCATCAGCGCCAGCACCTGCAGGCTCACCGACCAGGTCTGGGAACCGTCCGCGGCCGTGTCCACATGCACGGCGGCAAAGCCCTGCTCGGCCTGCACCGGCAGGGACAGGCACAACAGCAGCGGCAGCAGCAGCGACAGCCAGCGCTTCATGAACGCTTCGCTCCGCGTCCGCCCAGCACCTGCCCCAGCACCCGCTGAAAGCCGGCACCACCCTGCTCCGCCGTTTCGACCGGCAAGGGCTCGGGGAGCACGTGCAGTGTCTGTACCCGGCCCGGTGCCACCCCCACCAGCAGCTGGGTGTCGCCGACCTGGACCAGCACGATGCGCTCGCGCGCACCCATGGACAGGCCGCCCACGATGCGCAACGCACCGTTGGCGAGAGCGCCCTGCCCCGTGACCCGGCGCAGCAACCAGGCCATACCGAAGATCAGCAGCATGACCGCGGCCAGCCCCAGCAGGAGCTGGACGATCTGCCCGGCGGCCATGGGCTCTGCGACCGCCGGCAACGCCGGGGTTTCCCCTTCGGCGGCGGCCAGACCCGGCGCGAGACAGACGCCGATCAGCACTGCAAGTCCCGGTTTCACTTCAGTTTCTTCACCCGCTCGGCCGGACTGACCACGTCGGTCAGTCGAATGCCGAACTTTTCGTTGACCACCACCACCTCGCCATGGGCGACCAGGGTGCCGTTGACCAGCACATCCATGGGCTCGCCGGCCAGCCGGTCCAGCTCCACCACCGAGCCCTGGTTGAGCTGCAGCAGGTTGCGGATGCTGATCCGGGTGCGGCCGATCTCCATGGCGATGGTGACCGGGATGTCGAGTATCAGATCGAGGTTCACATCGTCGCCGGTGTTTACCGGAAGATTGTCGCTCTCCAGCTCATCGAGCTGCGCCGGCTGCGCCTCGGTCTCGGACGCAGCCTTGGCGCCCTCGCCTCCGCCTTCCTCGCCTTCCTGCTGCGCCAGAGCCGCGGCCCATTCGTCAGCGATGGCATCCTGATCTACGTTCTCTTCGTCACTCATGACTGGCTCCAGAGCATGGCTTCAGTTCACGACATCCAGGGGGCCGCCCTGGGTCAGGCCGGCAGGCCCCTGGCTGATGCGTTCGATGATCTTGACTGCGCGGTTGCCGTTGGAGACCCCGAACCGCCCGCGAAACAGGGGAATGTCCTCCGAGCGCAGAACGACCGTCTCCGGCATGTCAAAGGGAATGACGTCGCCGGGCTTGAGCTCCATCAGTTCACGCATGGTCAGCTCGGTCTCGGTCAGGATCGAGGTCAGTTCGATCTGCGCACTCTTCATTTCCTCGCGAATGGCGATGCGCCAGCGTTCGTCGACCTCGGAACGGTCACTCTGCACACCGGCATCCAGCAACTCGCGGATCGGCTCCACCATGCTGTAGGGCATGGTCACATGCAGGGCGCCGCCACCGCCCTCCAGCTCGATATGGAAGGTGGAGACCACCACCACTTCGGTCGGACTGACGATGTTGGCGAACTGGGGATTGACCTCGGAGTTCATGTACTCGAACTCCACTGGCAGCACCGGCTTCCAGGCCTGCTGCAGGTCGTCGAAGGCCTGCTTGAGCATGCGCTGGATGACCCGCTGCTCGGTGGGCGTGAACTCGCGGCCCTCGATCTTGGTATGGAAGCGACCGTCGCCACCGAAATAGTTGTCCACCGCGCTGAACACCAGCTTGGGATCGAACACGAAAAGGGCCGTGCCCCTGAGCGGATTGATCTTCACCAGATTGAGGCTGGTGGGCACGAACAGGCTGTGGATGTATTCGCCGAACTTGAGCATCTGCACGCCGCCGACCGAGATCTCGCCCTGGCGACGCAGCATATTGAACAGGCTGATACGAAAATAGCGGGCGAAGCGTTCGTTGATCATCTCCAGCGTGGGCATGCGCCCGCGCACGATGCGGTCCTGGCTGGTGAAGTCGTAGGACCGTGCCTCGCCCTCGGCCAGGCCGTCGTCGCCTTCGGTTTCGACATCGCCGCTGCCTACCCCGTGCAGCAGCGCGTCGATTTCTTCCTGTGAAAGCAGGTCGCTCACCGCATCCCCCGTCCTACTGCATCACGAAGCTGGTGAAATAGAGATTCTCGAGTTCGCCCTTGCCGGTCTGTTCCTTGAGTACCTTGCGGATCTCGACCAGCGCCTGCTGGCGCAGGTTTTCCTTGCCCTCGCGCGTGTTCAGCACTTCCGGGTCCTGGCTGCTGAACAGCAGCACCAGGGCATTGCGGATGGCCGGGCTGTGTTCCTTGACGGCATCGATGACGGCCTGGCGACGGTCGGCGACCTGCAATGTGATCTGCATGAAACGCACGTCGGCGTCGGCGGAAAAATTCACCACGAAGGGGGGTTCCAGCGGCTGATAGATCATGGGACCCGCGGCTGCCACGGCCGCCTCTTCGGCCTCCGCGCCGGCCTCGGCGCCCTCACCCTCGGGCGTGCCGGCCTGGTCACCACCGCCCAGGATGCCGGCGAAGAAGAGCACCGCCACCAGCGCGCCGATCAGCAGCACGCCACCGATGATGCCGAACAGCAGCAGTTTCTTGCCCCCGCCCTTGGGTGCGTCTTCCACGTCGAGATCGAGGTCGTCTGCCATCTCTGTCTTCCCCTGATTACGGTCGACAGAGCTGAAGCAAGTCCCATGCCACGAAGTCGGGAAAATTTTTCCCGTTCTGAATCAATATGATGAGAAAGCGATTTGATCGGACGCCGAAGGATTGACGTGGCCGGCGCCCGCCACCAGCCAAAAAGGTGGCGAGCCGGCTACTGGGGCGGCGACCAGGCCCCTGCGTTCAGCCAGTCGGCGAAGCCGGCCCGCGGCAGCGGACCGCTGACGTGATAGCCCTGGACGGCATCGCATCCGAGCGCGGCCAGCAGGCTCCAGGCACGGGGTGTTTCCACGCCCTCGGCGACCACGGTACACCCCAGGTTGTGACCCAGTTCGATGATGGAACGGACGATGGCGGCGTCGGCCCGGCTGTCCGGGGCCGCCTGCATGAAGGACTTGTCGATCTTGAGGGTATCGATGGGCAGACGCCGCAGATAGGCCAGCGACGAATAGCCCGTGCCGAAGTCGTCCACCGCCACCCGCACGCCCAGGTCGCCGAGCCGCGTCAGCACCTGCGCGCCATAGTCGAGATCGGCCATCAGGGTTTCCTCGGTGATCTCGATTTCGAGGCTTTCACCGCTCACCCCCGCCTCGTTGAGCGCCCATTCCACGCGCTCCAGCAGTCGCGGGGTCTGGAAGGAGCGCGCGGAAACGTTCACCGACACCGGCAGCCTCAGCCCCTGGGCCTGCCATTCGCGACACTGGCGCAGGGCGGTGACCAGCACCCAGTTGGTAATGGGTGCCATCATGCCGCTCTGTTCGGCCAGATGCAGGAAGCGCG contains the following coding sequences:
- a CDS encoding Hpt domain-containing protein, with the protein product MSLDPNDDILQDFLVEAGELLESLNEQLVELEQSPEDKDLLNAVFRSFHTIKGGASFLNLTHLVEICHRAEDVFNVLRNGERVADGDLMDTVLQVLDVVNAMFGEIHGGEEPSPADPGLLKALEGYAVPDTGEAPAPAVEASAGEAPADDVEAEFEAMLDAAQ
- a CDS encoding protein phosphatase CheZ; its protein translation is MSETAKVAEQASLDTARQLVAELEAGNEEAANELLDQLSRQREQGLFQELGKLTRELHNALSSFQLDSRIATLTESDIPDAKERLNYVITMTEQAAHKTLTAVETSLPVAEELQRDARELHDKWQRFRRRDMIAEEFRELVPELDRFLASTVDHASLLSGQLSDVLMAQDFQDLTGQIIRRVISLVQEVEENLVDLIRISGQQIKGGQVVDKPVKAVEEKSSSKGFGPQVPGVKEGEGEVMNGQDDVDELLSSLGF
- the cheY gene encoding chemotaxis response regulator CheY; this encodes MDKNMKILIVDDFSTMRRIIKNLLRDLGFNNTQEADDGTTALPMLQAGGFDFLVTDWNMPGMTGLDLLKAVRADPKLSSLPVLMVTAEAKKDQIIEAAQAGVNGYIVKPFTAQTLKEKIDKIFERLAATG
- a CDS encoding RNA polymerase sigma factor FliA, producing MNGAAMYAATQDRGQDELVTRHAPLVKRIAYHLMSRLPPSVQVDDLIQAGMIGLLEAARNYDPSQGASFETYAGIRIRGAMLDEIRRTDWTPRSVHRKARQVAEAVREIENAKGRDARDNEVAELLGISLDEYHRILQDATGARVFSFDDPGTMGEESEPRSLEAGNEPLDNLQHDDFQKALAEAIAGLPERERLVMALYYDEELNLREIGEVLGVSESRVCQIHGQALIRLRARMGEWTGD
- a CDS encoding MinD/ParA family protein — translated: MPEAHFDQASGLRQMANPKPVRVIAVTSGKGGVGKTNVSVNLAVALADAGRNVMLMDADLGLANVDVMLGLQPEHDLSHVVNGERTLEEVVVDGPAGLRIVPAASGVQAMAELSTAEHAGLIRAFSELSVPLDTLIVDTAAGIADSVVSFSRASQEVIVVVCDEPASITDAYALIKVLSRDHGVQRFRVLANMAHSAQEGRDLYGKIARVTERYLDVTLDFMGAVPYDDYLRKAVKRQKPVVEAYPRSRAAMAFKNLAQKAENWPIPTGAAGHLEFFVERLIQSSTQVMEATS
- the flhF gene encoding flagellar biosynthesis protein FlhF — its product is MKIKRYFAPDMRQAIRKVREAQGPDAVILSNRKVKGGVEIIAAIDYDPYQLPGEAVEARRSEAPAAAEPPPEPTPEPRRKRPDVEWDEDPALVAMRSEIRELRDLLENQLAHLAWREFSREHPAQAGLLRRLTELGLPRDLCERLIEAVGEQPDAEQAWRRALVLLAQSLPVTDDDILDKGGIVALVGPTGVGKTTTVAKLAARFALRHGPRSVALISTDSYRIAAHEQLFTYGRILGVPAQVAGDAQELANALKSLPDKRLILIDTAGMSQRDLRLSSQFETLRVAGLPIRSYLVLAASTQTAVLEEAVRAFGGLELAGCILTKVDESASLGGALSVVVRYRLPLAYVGDGQRVPEDLHPARAHKLVNRAEALMQQAGQTTDDDTLAERFGGLAAQAHA
- the flhA gene encoding flagellar biosynthesis protein FlhA, yielding MNDSALTLNFRDLARNGLGAPILLVLMLAMMVVPLPPLALDMLFTFNISLSLVVLMVTIYALRPLDFGVFPTVLLVATLMRLALNVASTRVVLLEGHTGTGAAGKVIEAFGEFVVGGNYAVGLVVFAILVIINFVVVTKGAGRVSEVSARFTLDAMPGKQMAIDADLNAGLITQEEARARREDVTREADFYGAMDGASKFVRGDAIAGILILFINILGGLGIGMIQHDLAFSDALRNYTLLTIGDGLVAQIPSLVLSTATAIIVTRVSSSQNMGEQVVSQLFDNPAALGVTSGVLGLLGIIPGMPNLAFLSLAGAGGFATWWLTERRKNVPTEEAEPPETPEPPPEARDLSWEDVGPVDVIGLEVGYRLIPLVDRNQGGPLMERIKGVRKKLSQELGFLIQPVHIRDNLDLSPNAYRITLNGVPVGEAEIHPDQELAINPGQVFGSVPGTPTRDPAFGLEAVWITPDQHDNAQAMGYTVVDAATVVATHLSNLLQENAAQLLGHEEVQHLLDNLARTAPKLVEDLVPNALPLGVVVKVLQNLLAERVPIRDLRTIAETLAEHAPRTQDAENLTAAVRVALGRSIVQNINGLANELPVIALDPALEQILLNTIQGAQDGGAGFEPGLAEQLHRALAEKAQQQEMNGQPAVLLVAPPIRGWLARLVRHSIPNLHVLSYNEVPDNRQIKVVATVGQAPTGLEQGN